The Branchiostoma floridae strain S238N-H82 chromosome 1, Bfl_VNyyK, whole genome shotgun sequence sequence GGATCCCGATGCCCTCCCTGGCATGGAAACGCAGACAGGCAATAAAGGCCATCCCCGAGCTTTTAAAAGCCATCGAAACAGCACCCAAGTACCGAGAGCTCGTCCAACTTTGTCATACCCACGGTGTGGAGGTAGAAGAAGGTATCTTCACCATCCTGTACGGCACACTGTTTAACGGCTGCGCCGCCCAGACCGCCGCCATCGTCTCATCCGTCGCCCGTCTGCACACCCTCAGCGACGCGGAGAAAAACGAGATCATCCAAACGACCCTCCAAGTCCTGGAGAAACACGGAGGCGTCTCGGAGGAAAGTCTCGGCGACATGAAGACCCTTGAGAGCTTCATACTGGAGGTCCTGCGGCTTCACCCACCAGTTTTCAACTACTGGGTTCTGGCAAGAAAGGATCTTGTCATTTCgccagaaaaagaaaacatcaaggTTAGTTACTAGCTATATATATTATGCTTCTGAAAGAGTTTGGCCTACTTTCAAAGACCGTAAGTTTTCTTGACTTCTACGACTGTGGAATAGACTGTGGAATTCTGTATAGAATTCCTTTTCAACTACCGCTAATGACTTCATACCCGTCCCCTTTTACAACATCTGGGTTGCGTTGCTGTAGATTGCGGATTACCGTGTAATTTATGTCGATTATCAAACATGGCAGATGCATGTACTCCCATGATAATCAGTTGGAGGTATTTACTGACAATTTGTCCGgttataccggtcgaacgagcATGAATGAAATTAGCCATTTCTGTGCCCTCAACCAAAGTGGCTCGTTTTGAATTCGgtgaattgttttcaatgttGTGTTGAATCACAGTTCAGTTATTGATGATAAAGTTGACAAACAACATCGATAAAGTTtgaaacagatttgtatatgtGTTGCTATGCTCCGTAGGTCTGCAAGGGGGAGCGAATGCTTGGATGTTGCTTCTTTGCTCAGCGTGACGGATCTGTGTTTCCGGATCCGGACCGTTTCCGGTGGAATCGCTTTCTTGACGAACAAGGAGGCCAGAAGAAGCATCTTTTCTTCCCTCGCGGAAGGTatgaatctccaagcagatgctagggTGGAAGATCATGGCGTTTCTGACTGCCTGGCCTCCATGACGGTAGAAAGTCGCTGTCTTTTATTTTTAATAGAAATTAGGCGTCAGAAAAAGACACGATTTTTCAccccaagatctgcttggatattagaaAATACGGCACTCGAGTGCCAATATatagaacagaaagaaagacCGGTCTTTTACTCATATTGTAGTTTGGACACCGCTAAGACCctcctctctccctctccctctccctctgtctctctctagtgctaacaagagttcgaagatcTCCTTGAAATGTTTAGAGTTTTTAGTATGTAGGTTTTATTGTAGTTCATTGATAATGCATGTAAGGTTTTAATGTGTCCATTATTTACTTTCTGTCTCTCTATGGTAATTTAGAATAGGCTTTGGAAGGTACTTGTATGCTATtgcgaaaacacaaacaaaaagaccAAAAAGAACACTTCCCAGTTAATCAGTAGGCTCTTCCATTGACCCATGACCTTTTATCATAAACTATTATTCctgtaacataacataacaaagcCATATATTTGTTTTCTCTCTCTCGAAGTTTTATGGAGGCCGCTGACCTCAACAGCCACCAATGTCCTGGCCAGGACATCGGCTTCTTCATGATGAAAACGACCCTATCGGTTCTCCTGTGCTACTGCAGCTGGGAGCTGAAGGACGCCCCTGTGTGGTCTGATAAGCCCATCCGGGTGGGCAACCCTGACGATCCCGTGCGCCTCGTGCGGTTTAACTTCCGCTCAGAACAGGCCGGTCGTGCGCTGGTCAACACTTCTGCTAAAAAGATATGATTTAACGTGTGACGTTTCTCTCACACACATCGGTACGCACAATGCAAATCCGCATGGGGTCCGTGTTGGCATTTTTCATGCGCACTCGCACGTAcaatacgcacctcatacgcatctcaatcgttcTGTGTCCGTATTAATGTTTTCTTAGGTTATAGGGCAATTGTCGATtagcatagtacatgtatttttttacaaGCGTACCTAACTCAGAACACACTGTATCACGTGACTCCAAGGATACTTTCTCAGGTTATTTTTTTAGAATTGTTGCTGAGATTTTATTAACTTAAAGTTTAGATACTTAGTGGATATCCTGTGAGGGGATAGTGTAATAGGTGTATTATAAGTTGAATAGTTTCCGTGAATTTTGCTTGTCCTTTCTTCCATCtcaattttattcaaaatatcgTTTTTTTTCCTTACAATTACTGAATATTTAATGGTTGTTATTGGCCTGTACCATCGGTTTATGTTATCTAACTTTTGTTATcttattattttcaataaagGTGTACAAAAAGAATTACAATTGTTCCTCGCTTTGAATGGTCAGTTTGAAataagagagaaatatcaacttctttcattttgtctttgtagaTAGTTTATTGCTAAAGCAACTTGCTATTGGCTCTCGTGTTGAAAACTATAGTATCATGGCTTGTCAATTGCTCCACTAAATCtgcaaactggaaaaaaaatcgtGCTCTGCAATGCCGGCGTCCCTGTGGCTCAAAATGTAAGGATACATTAACCTCCATAGGAGGCTCTCTGCTGGGTCTATTTTAGTCTATTTCTttctcataatacacttttgctgaccatttcgttttgtacaaaaagaaatggccagcaaaagtgtttTATGAgtaaaaaaagacgaaaaaaggcttagagagtctgctatggaggctaaggaTACATTCTCTAGCAGCAGACAGCCTCTCGGTAACACTCAAATGCTCTTCATTATCTTTAGCTAATAGCAACATCTATGGAAATGAGAACAAGGGTGGTGTTTAAAAACACCCCGGCGACGTTAGGTagatgataatgttgaaaatcagtATCTTTATCAGCATAAGtaataagaaaatgtaataCATCTATTGGATTTCATAACAGTACTTTCAAACACACGGCGGATGTAACAGAGAAAGAGGGAAACATCTATTGatgacaattatgcaaattgaagaccCCATTTGGATTACTaataagaaaatggaaagtTCCATAATGGTGTATTATAGTAATGCCGTCTCCGCTACGGCTCACGAAAAATTGGAAGGCCTGACTAAAATTCACTTACGGAAAATAATCACTTCCTCCGTATGATTTACATCAGATGAAATAGATTCCCTGCGAATTATGGGAAATCATAATAGCCAGACTACGCCTTACGGGAAGGAGCATACAGACCCTAGGTAATTGTCAGTTGTCTACGTTTTGACAACTATGCCCCTACAGTTCCAGAATCAGTTAGAGGGCTCAAACCTGCCCCAAcagaagctatctgccacttaaatgacaagaccatatcatgttcaGGACAAGATTGTTATCAACGCCGTTCAACGGTTGGCGTTCCCTAGAAACATTAGAAGTCTGTAAAGTTATGATTGTAACGCAAAGACACGATGCATATGGATCCGAATGTATGAGATAAAGTGAAACATTTAGAAAAGAACTAGACTTGAGCAGGGTGTTGTGTTGTCATTACAGTTAGAGAAGGAATGGGGAGTGAGGGGGAACGTAGTTTATATATAGGTAAAATTGGGGCCCCCGATATGTCGACACAAATCTAAATCCGAACAGAGGACAAAGGGATAAGGAATTGAGTACTATCCCGAGATGCTTTGCGAGAGGAAGGGTCTAAATACAGAGCACACCATATGCTCTCACTCGAGTTTAGCCAAGCGGGGAGTAGAAGGACGAGCCCGGAGCCCTGAACTACAGGATATAGGAGACGGGTAGTTATTTAAGAAAAGCAAGAGTGAGATAGAGAAGGCGTCCGCACAGTCATATACTTGGTCAACTTGCCACTGTACAGACCTTTGGAATTGGCCCTGATATATATCGTATTCACATTAATTCTGGAAATgacctcctattttgcataatttgtatttcattttgtacaacattcatttcatttgtctaagctacatacagaccaaaaatcatgaaaatccgttatttctttcttgagtAATCGTCTTCGGAAAAAAATTACCTTGCAATTTCAACACCAATCGCTGGGGGCCCAAACGTATGCCCTTCTTTCctagcacaacagctatctaccaaccatcAATCGTAATCACGGCTTATTCAGAAcacgaaatataaaaaaaaaacatgtttcgctgcagtTCCAAGTGAAGCCGTTATGGGCCGAAGATTCCCGTAATTATTTCCGTTTTTGTCACACGCCACCAACACAGCAAAATCATTCACCATTCAGCAACAGTTCTTTAGTTATCTTGAGCTGACACAaacaatcacagacatacatacacaggtgaaaatattacacccatgaatatttcaaagggtaaTAAAGCTGCTTGTcaccatgtaaacaacacgtaTCGtagcatgaacatgaacatactattacccagtatttgtgtcttatttattacctgtaatatcttttctgcaagaaatagaaagtttctgtatttcagtttaataaaaaaaaaactgctttgatgGTGAACCCTTGCAGGTCTTTTGCGTGATCTATGAGAATTCTTACGTTTGAGCCCCGCGAGCACGCActgacatgtacctgtaagtagTGCGTGCTCGGAGTCATGTTTGAACCCCGTTTGAGCGTGCGTGCTCCGAGTCATGTGATCTTCGTTTTGCTAACTATGGATAAGCGTCCCGGGGCACTCTGTCCCAGTTCTCCCGCCTGATACAAACAAAATGCCGCTAGTCGAAGAAGTGTTTTTCCCGAGGATGATGTTGGTGCACGTAGCCGGGCCAGTAGTTTCGCCTCAAGGTATCTGGAAGACGAGGAACCACCCCAGGTTAGTGAAAATCGGTACCGGAAAGTTGGTCTAAACAATGCTTTTTTTGTATAGAATAAGGCGGAACTCGGAAGCGATTTGTAGTACCGGTTACTGTTAAATACACCGCAATTTTATGACACATTTTCGTCTGCACTTGTACCCCAATATGCCTCATAATTCAAGGACTACTGCATGCAGACATCGTGTACAAGAGTTTTTGTTCTCGGCGATGGTTCGTGTGTTGATTATCTCTCCTGGTGATTTGCgcgaaaacaaaagaaagaaggaGAAAAGAAGGGAATCTTATTACCAAACATCCATACTTTTGACGTTTGatctgtttctgtgttgttttatgttcaaattGATTTGACGTAGAGAAATACAGTTGATACGTGGTACATCATTCGAACAATAGGTTCATCCATAGGGGATTACGGTATGATCGGGCCACACTCAGGGTGTATACGATTGCAGAgtataaaaattgaatttaaagatagATTTGTTTCTTGGTCTTCAAATTGTGTTCACTGAAACTGTTAATGTCATCTGCGTACAGtcacattgattttgattctaGATTACGTAGTATTCAAGTCGGACTTGTGTTTACTGTTGACTTTAGCTTGCAAAACAACATCTGGTTTGTGTAGAACTGGCCCGGATCTAATAGTGGATCTTTGGGCCCCCCGGggatcaaagttgttaattggatgCAGTCGCTCCCAGGGTCTAACTTACACGTGGGATCCCCACTCACTCCCGCCATCAGATCTTAGGGAGCAGGCTGCATCCTCAGATCAGAGGTACTCAAGCGCTGTCCAAAGTAGTACAAACACGCGAAGGTTTCAGATGTTCGTAGTAATTTtttgtgatatacatatatatttgacCAGTGTCAGGATTATGATCATTGTTTTTTGTGAT is a genomic window containing:
- the LOC118419415 gene encoding fatty acid hydroperoxide lyase, chloroplastic-like, with amino-acid sequence MGGVWSNTYGFIKGVTDGVHMMKPEGEHPSVVRTNPGLPVVALMNQDTIQYALNPETYKKEPYSFGPVGVSKDVLRGHCPSMFSNDEDHRRKKALLVDAYKQGEKSLSSILFNQIKAHFGEWSRLKDVPDFEERVFHIMSETLTEALFGRKIDGQLCFTWLNGLITEAKTWIPMPSLAWKRRQAIKAIPELLKAIETAPKYRELVQLCHTHGVEVEEGIFTILYGTLFNGCAAQTAAIVSSVARLHTLSDAEKNEIIQTTLQVLEKHGGVSEESLGDMKTLESFILEVLRLHPPVFNYWVLARKDLVISPEKENIKVCKGERMLGCCFFAQRDGSVFPDPDRFRWNRFLDEQGGQKKHLFFPRGSFMEAADLNSHQCPGQDIGFFMMKTTLSVLLCYCSWELKDAPVWSDKPIRVGNPDDPVRLVRFNFRSEQAGRALVNTSAKKI